In the Aquipuribacter hungaricus genome, GCGGCCGCGGCCTGCAGCCGGTGGACACCGCGCTGGAGGAGTCCCTGCTCGACCTGCTCGGCCGCCGTGCCGCGACCGCCACGGTGTGCCCGAGCGAGGCGGCCCGGGCCGTCGGCGGCGCCGACGAGGCGGCGTGGCGCCCGCTCATGGAGCCGGCGCGGATGGCGGCC is a window encoding:
- a CDS encoding DUF2256 domain-containing protein; its protein translation is MARWPPGHEPRSCVVCGRTIGWRAKWARSWDQVRYCSDGCRGRGLQPVDTALEESLLDLLGRRAATATVCPSEAARAVGGADEAAWRPLMEPARMAA